In Oncorhynchus mykiss isolate Arlee chromosome 19, USDA_OmykA_1.1, whole genome shotgun sequence, the sequence gagctgttttgcaaggaggaatgggaaaaaatgtcagtctctcgatgtgcaaaactgatagagacataccccaagcgacttacagctgtaatcgcagcaaaaggtggcgctacaaagtattaacttaagggggctgaataattttgcacgcccaatttttcagtttttgatttgttaaaaaagtttgaaatatccaataaatgtcgttccacttcatgattgtgtcccacttgttgttgattcttcacaaaaaaaatacagtttttatctttatgtttgaagcctgaaatgtggcaaaaggttgcaaagttcaagggggccgaatactttcgcaaggcactgtattacctcaattaccttgactaaccagtgtccccgcacattgactctgtaccggtaccccctgtatatagcctcgctattgttattttactgctgctctttaattatttgttacttgtatttcttattttgggggggtatttttcttaaaagtgcattgttggttaaaggcttgtaagtaagcattttaaggtccacacctgttgtattcggcgcatgtgacaaatacatttagattttttttgaggAGGGCTTTTGGCACACCTAGGTTGCTACGCAGAAGCTGGCCAGTAGAGCTTGTGATTTCAAGCTCAAAGACAGACAGTGCCACCTGCTAGTGGTATAGATAAAGCATGGACGGATGATTTTACGACGTTGCGGTCTTGATTGCAACACGTTATTTGCTTGCCGTGTGACCAAAAGTGGCAGCGGACTATGCAACAAACTCAAATATTTAGCATTAGAAAACAATTCTAAACTACGAAATAAAAACCCACCAATCATGAATTTTAATGTGACATTAAAGAGCTGTCAATGTGAACTGTATATTTTACAGTTGTTTAGAAAACTGCTGAGGGGCGGTTTCAGAGTTAGCTGGGTTTAAAGGAAGTAGAGGGTTGAAGTTAAAGTGATAGTGTAGAAATGAATGGCATCAATATATATTAGATAAGAAATTGAATAACAATTTAGTCAGAGAAATTAACAGGACGTTTACCCTTGCTGCAATTTTTCAATGCACATCTTCATTTGATGTGAAATGGCAGCGAGTGTGGACTAATCCACATAAATATTTGATAACTGATAAAGTAAGATAAGTCTCTTACAAGATCCTTCACAGATGTTATCTTTGTAATTGTCTTATTTCTAAATATGTATTCATGTAGAAAAGGAATGTAGCTTTTGTGAGTTGGAAAACGAGACAATAGAGCATTTATTTTTTGATTGTTTGCATAGTGAAATATTTTGGACAGATATTAACATATGTATTAGTGATAAGACGAGTAAACCTATAAGCATTACCAAATGTGATATTCTTTTTTAGTGTACATACACGCACAGTGACTGCCAATATATTGtgcatttttacattttattggGAAAAATGTTAATGGGTAAGTTCATgggtaatttaaaaaatatatatttatctaaTTGATTTACAATATTATATAACATCCCTAACATATATAAATATCAAATGATCAAAGATGTGCCTAACGTATTTGTCAAAAATGTGACTTGTCCATAGCGTGATATATATGTGGATTTTTTGTCTCTTGTTTTATGTAGAATGTTTTTATGTTGgcttttttgtttgttatgtgtgatatatttaagcaataaggtctGAGGGGTtgtgttatatggccaatataccatgggtattgctattataaactggttgtcaatgtaattagagcagtaaaaataaatgttttgtcatacccatggtatacgatctgctataccacggctgtcagccaatcagcattcagggctcgaaccaccccgTTTATAAATTGGTTTGTACAATATTCttgtaatacaaaaaaataaaaagtagagGGTtgccactagttaccacagccacaaagtcaaaatatcGTGAACaatttaaacacattttttttaggttagggttagacataatgttagcagtgtggttaaggttaggatcaaatctgattttaagaagagaaattgtatAAATAGGCTgggtttagccataattatggctttgtgactgtggtaactagCAACGACCGACGAAGAGTTGACCTAAACATGGCGCCCTTGCTGGATTATAAAATCGGCGATGCTATGTTGTTTTCTTTACCTTTGCGATCAAAATCGATTCTCCTAACATGTTCACTAATTTTGGTTATTTACTTGACGTCGCAGCCAGCTTTGGCCAAACCGAGTAGCCTCAAAGAGATCACTGACGGAAACTGGGAAGACATCTTGGCAGGGGAATGGATGATTGAATTGTAAGTACAGCTAGCAAGCATGCTAAGCTAACTGCTTAGCTAGTCATATAGCTACGTTGTTCGGCAATAGTCCCGTTTTTTGTAGTCTTGAATCGGCAGGTGTGGATTTTCAGACCACACCTAATCACCTAGTTCTGATCTTGATAAACTAGCGTAGCCTTGGCTTTAGATATGCAACAATGTAGCTAGGCTTGCAGCTAGGAATCTAAATGAAATGCTTTCAAGTAACACATGATAATCAGGTCCAATGAGGTGGAAAGCTAGCGTTTGGCTGCTGGATACTGAGTATTGTTGTTAGGCTTCTACATAGAATTAGCAGTGTTTCCACTACGATTTCTTTAAGCAGAGGTGGCAAACTTAGTGGGGGTGGGGGGCaccatataaaaaaaatgtagacaCCCTCTTGGCCACTGAGACAATTGCTGTTttcaagctaatttcctgtaattttgttatggggcagagagaaatgtGCAGTTTTTAAAGCCATTTTcttgcatttctacacattttgctatggcTTATGTTGTGTTATGCTATCTGAGTGTttcaaacattataacaaaatctATGGGGCCCCATGCCATGCCATTTTTGGAATTTCCAACAGAGATTGCAGCACGGTCTGCATTTGTTTTTCATTGAGACCACACATACTATTCACACTTGATTTTTACACTCCCAAATATGAGATGACATGTATACAACTAACTTGAAGCAGCAAATTCTGAGAGGAAATCTGAGATTTGCTacatcaattttttttaaacttaagtTAATGGTAGCCAAATAGCCATTgactcttgaagaatataactttagTTAAATTGTCTAACCCcattaaaatacaaaatatatgcttgttttacttcattgtttgtaaacaatacaATTGTAAACCAACACTGTATAGCTTGCTTTTAGCTGTTCTGTTTACCGAAAAAGGTGATTTGTTGTTATTTGAACTGAAGAGGTTACAGTTCAAATGTATAGCTCTCGAAAAGCCTTCTCCGTAGGGTTTTCAGCTGTTAGTTTCTCCCACGGTTGGCTGCATGTGATCTACAAATCCGACACTGTATTTTAACGTTTAGAAACATCAATAATAATCATCGCTagcaaaacatttgtttttttaaacacacgTTCAAAAGTtagtggtcacttagaaatgtccttgtttttgaaagaaaatcacttttttttatccatttaaaataacataaaattgatcagaagtaTAATGTAggcattgttcatgttgtaaatgactactgtactGATTTTgaatgaaatatctacataggtgtacagatgcccattatcagaaaccatcacgtctgtgttccaatggcacattgtgttagctaatccaagtttataattttaaaagactgattgatcattagaaaacccttttgcaattatgttagcacatctgaaaactgttgtgcagatttaaagaagcaacaaaactggcctttagactagttgagtatctggagcatcagcatttgtgagtttgattacagtctcaaaatggccagaaacaaagaactttcttctgaaactcgtcagtctattcttgttctgagaaatgaaggctattccatgcgagaaattgccaagaaactgaagatctcgtacaacgctgtgtactactcccttcacagaacagcgcaaactatctctaaccagaatagaaagagtgggaggccccggtgcacattaacaaggtctacactgtttctgatcaatttgatgttattttaatggacaaaaatagcttttccttcaaaaacaaggacatttctaagtgcaCCCACTTCCTTTCAAAGGTTTATGCTTTTATATCAGCCCAAAATAATCTTTCAAATTAAAAATATCCTTACTGTAGCAGTTTTGCACAGATCCATATGCTGTGTGTGCCTCCAGTTGATGGACTACACTTCTTCACCAGTTACTTATACACAGGTGTTTGGAGCCCGTTAATTAGCACAGGTGGCCACCTCTGTCTTTCGTAAACAAGCACTGTAACATGGAGATGTGTCCATGTGGGaaccctataaaggtgtgtaTGAAGTAATTATTTCTCGCTAATATGAAAGATGCGTTACGTATGTTTCCAAAACCGTACCGCAAGCGATGTATTTTAACGTTCATAACGAGCGTTggggctcttaacaaaactccccaGCCAGAAGATACTATCCTCCATGGGAGCTAAAGATGGTTAGCGTCAATGAATGCGGTAGGTTGTGTTGACCTAGCTAAGGTATGCTTCAGTGTCCATATGAAGAACTCTGATTTTAAAGTCTTTTTACAATCATAGATATGACTAATGTTGATCATTCATAACATGTTGACAACTGCTACCATTGAATCTTGTGTAGTTGTCAGCTTATTTTGTTTGAAAACTGTCTAGCTAATGTTATTGTCATGCCAATGTTTGGCCTCAATTCACTCTTCCCCGGCAGCTTTGCCCCCTGGTGTCCGGCGTGCCAGCAGCTCCAGCCCATGTGGAATGAGTTTGCCGACTGGGGGGAGGACATGGGTGTCAACATAGCGAAAGTGGATGTTACTGAACAGCCTGGTATGTATACTCTCCTTCCCTGGCTGACTGCCTGCCCAACCGTCTGCTTGTCAATTACTTCCCTTTTCAGGTTTCACAGCGCTCCGTGATTAAGtttccctaggtacagatctgCGATCAGCTCTCcatcccccaatcctaaccttaactattagtagggaaaatgctaaactgacccacgATCACAGTCTATGGGTAACTGCACCCTACTCCTTTCACAGATAAATTAGGCGGGGAGGGGTCAGAGAGCTTTGTATTAAGGCCCTGGCTGTTTCCCACAACACCCACTATGTTTTGTAGTGTAGACAATGCATGTCATTCTATCTAGCTATAGTCTATTATTGCCAGGTTTTTGTAGACCTGTAATATTAGTCAAGAACAAGATGTTGGTGTCATTCAGAGaaagtcatattatatatattaagtCCTATTCACTAACATTCTGCTCTCCTTCCCCCACCCGCACCTTAGGTTTGAGTGGACGATTCATTATCACTTCACTTCCGACCATCTACCAGTAAGTTTTCTCTCCGTTACGTGAAGTTGCTGTATGTCTCATATCCTGTTCTTCTCACAGATGCATGCCAACTAACCACTATGTAGACTGCACTCACCAGTAAATGTGATCATTTCAGTTTATAACCCTCACTGGAATGTGAGAGGCTGTTAGATAGCTTCAGACTTTGTCTGGGAAGACAAAATGTTAGTGTTTCTTTCTCATGTCTCTTTTTTTTGCTACTGTTGTGATCCTACGCCCAGTTTAGACACTAGCTTCCTATGTTGCTATAAAAAAGTAAATGATTTTCAATGGTAGAACTGTAAATATATAACCCTATAGCTTAGTGGTGCAATAGGCAAATAAACTACATCTGTCCTTATTGTGGTTAATGCCACTATTGGCTTGTTAAACTGTTTTCAATTGTGTGCTAGATTTCTatgataactgtgtgtgtgtgaatcagctgtaaggatggtgtgttcaggagGTACCAGGGGGCTCGCACCAAAGATGACTTCCTAAGCTTTATTGATGAGAAGAAGTGGCAGGGCATTGAACCGGTTTCTTCCTGGTTTGGACCATCTTCCTTCATGTGAGTGGATGGTTTGATCGTCAGTCTCTTCTCCATACTGGGTCGTTCTGTGTGAAACTTAAACAAAATCCTTTTTGGATCTTTCTGAAATGTAATGAAAAGGTCAACTCGAGATGGGGATGGGCATGAGTAATTGAGAACTCGAGTACTCATACTGATGTCAACTCAATCTTTAAgcagagatttaaaaaaaataataaaaaaaattaaaaaaaatgtttaaaaaaaaaaatctatttggtTGAAAGTTTGTCTTGGAGACCAAGTTAATTTgctttgactctagtgttccatttgtacatATGCATTTGAGGGACCAAAAAGTATATAAGCCAAGCGTCAGAGTTATGTTCCCTAAATTCCCTTTCCCTCCGTGTCTCACGCCCTCCCTCTACTTCTGCGCCTACAGAGGTAAAAGCCTAGTTATAAAAACGTATCTAACTGACGAGATACACAAGCTACATTCCTTGCCAAATTATAGTTTTATCACAAATTCAAAATGGACTGTTTGGCTGAAGTAGTGATTTGTGTTCCAACAATGAGCTGCAGTTTTGGAATAATTGCGTCATTTTCAGCTTAGGCTATTTTCCGGTtctcactagttaccacagccacaaagtaaaaaATTGTCTCTAACGTGTAAAATCATTTTTGGTCTCAATATGAGGTTAGTCATAAAGAAAATTCCACACAGCAGGCATAATAAACTCAATTGAAAAGCCTTTGAcatttatgaaatgcttgtaattatacttccgtattccatagtaacatctgacaaaaatatctaaagacactgaagcaatttgtggaaattaatatttgtgtcattctcaacttttgacCATGACTGTATATATGAGGCAATTAGGATTTGTTATCTGTAGTGGTTATTATAAATTGCGCATTGTTGCTCACTGTTGGCATATAGATAAATTAGAAATGTATTTTCCAGTGCCGGCcttaaattgtttttatttattttttaatattcCAATAGTCGAGTACCCCAAAAAAACGGTGGCAGACCAGGCCGGGGTTTGAGAAGTGAACTTTTTTTCCCCCTTGGTAGTTAATTGTCTCAATCGTtttaaaggcacaacctagattcaaGCCACAGTCTTAAATATTTGAACGTTATTACTCCAAactcgtgaaagtgacaaactgacacgttaACATTTTCATCAAAAACTACTTTTATATCAAAGGAGTGCCTTTTGGTTTGACAGCCTGTGCAGTTCGGCGCGTGATGAGCGTTAGACACGATGACGTGTTTCTGAGCGTAGCTATCCGTCGCCATGACATCACCTACATGTGTGAttggggatttctattggagaagcagtttctgcctatcttaatgtacttttttttttgttgtcttgtgCTCTTGGCGGTAGTGCAATTGATTCCTACTAGGTGCGAAGGGCTTTGGAAAAGTGTTCCCTTTTGAACCATTTTAATTTGTCCGCCTACACAGCGGACCGGACCACGAGAGCTGTGGCTAAATCAAGTGCACTGAcaaaatacagcaaagagctgctgtttttattacGTTAATGGTGCATAGGCTTACATTTATTTTTCTAAGCCatgtttaaaaaagaaaaaaaagaattgctttttgactgcgaaagtgatcttgactcagaggTTGGTGACTGCTTTTAGAGGAAGGATGTTTCATACATATTTATAGTTTCGGTCTAAAAGGTTTGTTGAGATATTTAAGGCTATAACATGAGTGACCTGTACCCAGTATGTGATATAGGGGTAGATGACTCTACATGGAAATGTATGGTAGCTATCTCATGAAGACAGCATCTTATTTTTACTCATTCTTAACCACAATTGTTCTTCTCGTCAGTGACACACACTACACTTCAGAACCACAGGAAATATCAAATACTACACTCCAACCTCTCCTGGTAGTTACTTGCCACTTAGTTTTAGGTTTAGACATGCAACCAAcagacccaaatggcaccctactccctatatagttcactacgtTTGACcatagccctggtcaaaagtagagcactatataggaaatggggtgccatttgggatgcaaaccatGCTTATTTCTCCCTCTGTCAGCCACTGACACTTTAACCTGGTAAAGTTTTGTTTTTAGCTGTTGATTATTTTAGCTGTTGATTATTAGATTCTCGTTAAAAAAAAGTCTAAAAGGTATTTTATTCCTTTTCTTCCTCTGCAGGATGAACACAATGTCAGCTCTCTTCAAGTTGTCAATGTTCATTAGGGTGAGTCCTGCTGTTGCCTTCTCCCTGCGTGCTGTTAGAACCCATTTGTACCACACTTTGGAACAAGGCCTTTAGGGTTCTGGTCCAAAAGTATTCATAACACTTGCcttgttccacattttgatgttacagcctgaattcaaaatgtaattctcaccaatctacacctactgccccataatgacaaagtgaaaacatgtatttagaaatgttaacaaatgtattgaaaatgaaatctagaaatatctcatttacatgttagaataacctttggcagtgattagtgTTTCTAGTTAAATCTCTTAAGAGCTTTGCAtgcctggattgtacaatatttatcaatttggttgttgatcattgctagacaaccattttcatgtcgtgccatagattttcaagcagatttaatatagaactgtaactcggccacttaAGAACATTCTCGGTCATATTGGTAAGCAACtttagtgtagatttggccttgtgttttaggttattgtcctgttgaaaggtgagtTCAtcacccagtgtctggtggaaaacagactgaaccaggctgtcctcttggattttgcctgtACCTAGATCCATTCTGTAAAATGTTTTTATCCTGTaaaaactctccagtccttatcattacaagcatactcataacatgatgcagccaccactatgcttaaatATGGAGAGTTGTACTCCATAATATGTTgtattagatttgccccaaacataacacttagtATTCATGACCAATTCAACtgccacttttttttatttttctcccaGCATTATTTTTAGGGCCATGTTGCAAACcggatgcatattttggaatatttgtattctgggCAGGTTTCATTTTCACTCTGttaattaggttagtattttggagtagctacaatgttgatgatctatcctcagttttctcctatcacatccATTAAACTCGTTTTTAAAGTCGCCACATTGGCCCCAtcgtgaaatccctgagcggtttccttcatctctggcaactgagttaaggacgcctgtatctttgtagtgacgggGTGTATTCATactccatccaaagtgtaattaaaaactttaccatgctcaaggAAATATTCAGTGTCTGCTATAATTTCTTTTTACcattctaccaataggtgccctttgcgtggcattggaaaacctccctggtctttgtggttgaatctgtgtttgaaattcactgagggacctcacatataatatattttgtgtgtgtggtacagagactaggtagtcattcaaaaatcatgttaaacactaatgCACACAGTgattccatgcaacttatgtgacttgttaagcacctttttttactcctgaacttatttaggattgtcataacaaaggggttgaatacttattgactaaggacatttcagcttttcatttctaTTTCATTTatacatat encodes:
- the LOC110497565 gene encoding thioredoxin-related transmembrane protein 1, which produces MAPLLDYKIGDAMLFSLPLRSKSILLTCSLILVIYLTSQPALAKPSSLKEITDGNWEDILAGEWMIEFFAPWCPACQQLQPMWNEFADWGEDMGVNIAKVDVTEQPGLSGRFIITSLPTIYHCKDGVFRRYQGARTKDDFLSFIDEKKWQGIEPVSSWFGPSSFMMNTMSALFKLSMFIRRCHNYLTEQLGIPVWGSYIIFGLATLFSGLALGLILVFIADFVFPSRRFNSPNYYQKKQTMEQARLIQQLEEEQEADGEEDDEDDEDGEQEEVWRRVSPVGRPEARGLGYPEEVLRKRVVGNREEEEDS